Within the Stenotrophomonas maltophilia genome, the region CTCGATGGCACGCTGGTCGACAGCGCCGCCGATATCGCCGAAGCCCTGAACCGCACGCTGGAGGACATCGGCCTGGCCCGTGTGCCGGAAGCCACCGTGCTGGGCTGGATTGGCGACGGTGTCCGCCGGTTGGTCGAGCAGGCCGTGCATGCCGCAGGGCGGCAGGTCGATCTGGCCGAGGTCATGCCGGTGTTCATGGTGCATTACCGTGAGTGCCTGCTGCGCAGCCCACGCCTGTTCGACGGTGTGGCCGAAGCACTGGCGCAGCTGCGGGAACGTGCTGTGCCGCTGGCCATCTGCACCAACAAGCCTGCAGCGCTGGTGCCGCCGCTGCTGCAGCATCTGGGCATCGGCGATGCGTTCGCGCTGGTGCTGGGCGGCGATTCGCTGCCACAGCGCAAGCCCAGCGGTGAACCACTGCGGCACATCGCGGCACACTTCGGCGTGCCGGTGAATGCATGCCTGATGGTGGGTGATTCGTTGACCGACTACCGCGCGGCGGAAGACGCGGGAATGCCGATCGTGCTGGTGCGCTACGGTTATCCGCGTGGCCTGGACCTGGCCACCGCAGCTGCGGTGGCGGTGATCGACGATCTGCGCGAACTGCCGGGCCTGGCCGCGCGCATCCGGGTATAGCGCCGGGCCTGCGCCCGGCGCGCCTGCTCATTTCGGCTGGTAGCGCACGCTCAGCTGATACTCGCGGCCCGGCTGGTTGAACCACGCCACGGTCTCGTACCTGCGGTCGAACACATTGGTTGCCCGGGCCAGCAGCGACCACGATGGCGTGAGCGCGTACTCGGCGCGCAGATCCAACGTGCCATAGCCGCCGACCTTCACCGTGTTGGCGGCATCGTCATAGCGCTTGCCCGCACCCTGTACGGTCAGGCCGGCACGGAATGCGCCGAAGCGGCGATCCACATCCAGCCGTGCCGTCTGCTGTGCACGGCGCGGCAGCCAGTTGTCGAACTGGCTGCTGCCGTTCGTGCGGTTGCGCGGGTCGGTGTAGCTCAGCTGTGCAGCGATGTCGAAGCCGGCCAGCACGACGCTGCCGGTCAGTTCGGCACCGCGGATGCGCGCCTTCTCCACCTGCTGCATCCTGAAGGTGGCTGCATCGTAGGTGATCAGGTCATCGATGCGGGTCTCGTACACATCCAGGCCCCAGCGCCAGCCCTGGCCCTGCTGCGAAATGCCCAGGTTGGCGCTCTTCGACTTCTCAGGATCCAGTGTCGGCACGCCGCTCCACGGGTCATACAGGTCGCTGAAGGTGGGTGCCTTGAAGGCCGTGCCGTAGCTGGCGTTGATGCGCAGGCCGTGATCCAGCTCCATCGCCCAGCCGATGCTGCCGGTGGCATGGTTGCCGAACTGCTGGTTGTCGTCGTTGCGCGCGCTGGCCTGCAACTGGTGCCGGCCGAAGCGCCCCTGGTACTGCACGAACACACCGGTGTTGCGACGGCTGTCGACACGATAGCCGGCACTGCTGCCGTCCAGGTTGTCCTCACTCCAGTCCACACCGGCACTCAGCAGCTGGCCTTCGGCCACGCCGAAGTCGCCCTGCAGCGACGCGCTGTCACGATGCGTCTGCGCGCTGCCATGCACGCCGTCCGCGCCGACGTTGTCCGATTCGTTGTCACTGCGACCGACGTTGGCGGTCAGCACCAGCCGTTCGGCCGGCGTGTAGCGGACCTTGCCGGACAGTACCTGCTGGCGCGTCTCGGAGTAGTTGTAGTAGCCGTCGTAGTGGTTCTGGCCGTCGGCGCGCAGCGCGGTGCCCTCCACCGTCCACTGCTCGTTGAAGTTGTAGCCGCCGCGCAGGCTCTTGGAGAGGTTGCGGTAGCCGTCGCGGTCGGGTTCGTCGGCGAAGCAGCCGGTGAACAGCGTGGCCGAGCCCCGGCAGGCATCGATGCCATCGGAATGCTGGTAGGCGATGTCGGCGCCGAACCAGCCGCGTTCGCTGCTGCCACCGATGCCGCCGCTGGCCTCACGCAGGCCATTGCTGCCACCGCCCAGCTGCAGATGTGGCGCGAAGTCGCCCTGGTTGCGGCGGGTGAAGATCTGGATCACACCGCCGATGGCGTCGGCGCCATACAGGCTGGACTGCGGGCCGCGCACGATCTCCACGCGTTCGATCTGCGCCAGCGGCAGGTCCTGGATCATCGCCAGGCCGAGATCGGCGCTGTTGATGCGCACGCCGTCGACCAGCACCACCGTGTGGCCGGAGTTGGTGCCGCGCAGGAACAGCGAGCTCTGCTTGCCCAGGCCGCCGGCGTTGGTGAGGTTGATGCCGGCGCGGCCACGCAGCAGGTCCTGCAGCGAAGTGGCCTGGCTGGACTCGATCTGCGTCCGGTCGATCACCTGCGCAGGCGCGATGCTGTCCTGCAGGGCGATGGGGGTGCGGGTGGCCGTGACCAGGATGGGATCGAGCGCGCGGGCGCCATCATCGGCCTGGGCCAACGCGGGCAGGGCGGCCAATACGGCCAGGGAAAGCAATCGGGACTGCAGCTTCATCGGGGGACTCCAGGTGCCACGCACGCCCGCGTGGCGAAGGGGAGGAGCCGCGGAGGCAGGCAAGCGCCGATGCCGCAGGCAGTGCTGCGGACATCCAGCGCCATGCCCACCGCATCGCGACCTGAGGCTTCCGGGCCGGTCTCCGGGCTTGCCGCCAGGCGGCGCGAGGCCACCGTCCAGGCGCCTTCCCATGCTGTTGGCACAGTGGCGGTATTGCCTGGAACTGACGTGCTTACCGTTGCGGGGGCAGCGCCGGCATGGCGTGGGTTCACGCGTCACCGGCTTCCCGTTTCAACCTGCCGGCCATGCCGCAGGTCACCTGGAAGTGCGCGCAGTCTACGGCATCGGCATGCCCGGTGCGGCGCATATGCGGCAATGTCTGTGGAGCTGATGATCCCCAGCCACTAGAATTGCTGCTTGATCCCGTGGTGCCGTTGCCGATGTCCGCCCGTTTTCCGCTGTCCCCGCGTTGCCTGCACAGGACGCATGCATGATCCTCGACCTGGTCCGCCACGCCGGCAACGGTCGCGACGAGTACCTCGATGGCCGCAGCGATCCACCGCAGCTGGCCCGCCTGCCACAGGAACTGGTGGAGGCCTACGCCACGCAGCCCTGGGAGCGGGTGATCAGCTCGCCCCGCCTGCGGTCACTGCACACAGCGATGGCGCTGGCCACCCCGCGCGGGCTGGACGTGGATGCGGACGAGGAGTGGGAAGAACTCGACTTCGGCGACTGGGACGGGCAGGCACTGTTCGACCTGCCGGAGCAGGCGCTGGCGGCATTCCATGCTGATCCGCATGCGTATCCGCCGCCCAACGGCGAAAGCTGGGGGCACTTCGAGCGGCGCATCGCGCGTGCGCTCGACCGCCTGCTCGACGATGACGACCCGCTGCCGACCGTCGTGGTCAGCCACGGTGGCCCGCTGCGCATGGTGCTGTCACAGGTCTGCGGCCTGCCGATGTCGCTGTGCTGGGCGCTGCGCATCGACCACGGTACGCGCCTGCGGGTCAGGCTGGAGCGTGGCGAGGCAGGCCTGGTGGGCGAGCTGCTGGAGTTGCAGCAGCCCTGATCCGGCCGGCCCCGATCAGTCCTCGTCGGCGCTTCCGGCCACGTTCTCTTCTGCGTCGTCGTCTGCGTCGAATCGCTGCTCGTGCACCGGCCCCGAGGCCGGGCCGGCCGCCTTCAGCGGGTGCGCGGCGATGCGCGCTTCGTAGTCCTGCACCAGCGCCTCGCGCTGCGGCTCGCTCAGTTCCTGCCAATGGCAGTCCAGCAGGGCGCCTTCCAGCGAGTAGAGCAGGTTCAGGCTGGGCTTGAAGCCGGCGCGCTTGACCTTGACGAAGGCACCCACCGCGCCGACGGCGGCCAGATCGTCACGGCTGCGCAGACCGACCTGGCGCAGCCACGCCGCACTTTTCGGACCGATGTTGCGCAGCTTCGGCGCACTCATCCCAGCGCCTCGACGAAGACGCGCGCGATAGCTTCCAGTCCGGCCTGGTCATCGGCATCGAAGCGACCGGTCTTCGGGCTGTCAATGTCGAAGACTCCGATCAGTTCATCGCCGCGCAGCAGCGGAACGACCAGTTCCGAGCGGGAGGCCGAGTCGCAGGCGATGTGGCCCGGAAAGGCATCGACATCGTCGACGCGCTGGGTCACGCGCTGGCGGGCCGCGGCACCACACACGCCCTTGTCCAGCGGGATGCGCACGCAGGCCGGCAGCCCCTGGAACGGGCCGACCACCAGCTCCTGGCCATCGTAGAGATAGAAACCCACCCAGTTCAGGTCGGGCAGGGCGTGGAAGACCAGCGCCGAGAGATTGGCCGCGTTGGCGATGCGGTCGGACTCTCCATGGACCAGGCCACGGGCCTGTTCAAGCAACTGGGCGTATTGTTCCGGCTTGCTGCCGGTAAGCGAGGCATTGGCGAACATGACCGCAGTCTAGCAAGCGTGCCGGGCCAGCGATAATGCACGCTCTGTTGCCCCGCTGGAGCCTTTGATGCCGTTGCCCGCTGCCCTGCCATCCGCGCTGTTCGTCACCGGCACCGATACCGAGATCGGCAAGACGGCGGCCAGCACCGCGCTGCTGCACGCCCTGCGCCGGCGTGGCCTGCGGGCGGTCGGAATGAAGCCTGTGGCCAGTGGCAGCCAGGATCTGGGGCAGGGCCTGCGCAACGAGGATGCGCTGGCGCTGCAGGCGGCCAGTCGGCCGGTGCCGGACTACGTCGACGTGAATCCCTATGCCCTGCGGCAGCCGATCGCCCCCGAACTGGCGGCGGCCGAGGACGGGGTGGACATCGCCCTGGCACCGATCGTCGCCGCGTTCGAACGCCTGCGTGCCACCGCCGACGTGGTGGTGGTGGAAGGCGTAGGGGGATGGCTGGCGCCGGTCTCCGCCCACCTGGACCAGCTCGACATCGTGCGGGCACTGCACCTGCCGGTCGTGCTGGTGGTCGGCCTGCGGCTGGGCTGCGTCAACCACGCGAGATTGACCGCGCACTCCTTGCAGGCCAGCGGCGTGGAGTGCCTGGGCTGGATCGGCAATCACATCGATCCGGCCATGCAGCGCCAGGACGAGAACGTGGCCACCCTGGTGCAGCGGTTGCCGATGCCATGCTGGGGACGGCTGCCGCACCTGCCGGGCGCCGATGCTCAGGCCCTGGCGATGCACCTGCATGAGGGCTGAGTTCCCGTAGAGCGGAGCCTGCGACCCGCTGCGATCAACCGGCCGCGAGCTCCCGCGCGAGGGCGCCCAGGCGCTCCACGGCAGCGATGAAACGTGCGTCGAAGGTCTGGCAGCACGACAGCCGCAGGCAGTGCCGGTAGCGCGGACCGCGCGAATACACCTGGCCGGGCATGAACACGATGCCCTCTTCCAGCGCCCGCTCGAACAGTGCGCGGGTGTCTACGCCCGGCAGTTCCAGCCACAGCAGGAAGCCACCCTGTGGTTCCGTGGCGCGTGTGCCAGGCGGGAAATGCTCGGCCACGAGCTGGCGCAGCCGTCCCACCTGCTCGCGATACAGGCGCCGCATGCGGTGCAGGTGATGTTCGTATCCGCTCCCTTCCAGGTACGCGGCCACGGCATCACCCAGCAGCTGCGGCTCGCCGCCCGTGGACTGGAACTTCAGCAGGGCGATGCGTTCAGCGAAGCGCCCGCCGTCGAGCCAGCCGATGCGATAGTCCGGGGCCAGCGTCTTCGAGAAACCGCCGACCACCATCACCCAGCCGTCGCGGTCAAAGGCCTTCAGCAGCGGCGCAGGTGGCTCGCAGAACTGCAGTTCCGCGTACACGGCATCCTCGATCAGCGGCAGCTGCCGCGCGTTGACCAGCTCGGCCAGACGCTGCTTGGCCGCCACCGGCATGGTGCAGCCCAATGGATTGTGCACGGTCGGCATCAGCACCAGCGCGGCCAGCGGTGTGTGCTCCAGCATCGCCTCCAACGCATCGACGTCCAGGCCCTGTTGCGGATGCGTCGGCAGTTCGATGGCCTGCAGGCCCAGGTTGGCCAGCAGCGGATACAGGTTGAAGTACGACGGTGCTTCGATACCCACTGAATCGCCGGGCTGGGTCACCGCACGCAGTGCCAGCTGCAGCGCCTCCATCGCACCGTGGGTCAGCAGCAGGCGATCGCTGTGCGTGTGCAGGCCCATGCGCGGGCCGCGCCGCACGATCTGCGCCAGCAGCCGCGGCGAGCCATTGGGGCGTGCGTAGGTTTCGACCGTCTGCTGGCCGTGGCGCAATACCTGGGCGGTGTGCCGGGCCAGCTGGGCGCCAGGATAGAACTGGCGCCCGCGTGGCCCGGCGAAGGCGAGGTCGATCACCCCGGAACGGCGTTGCGCCTCCAGCACGCGTGCCATCAGCACCTGCTGCAACGGCGCGGTGGGGGCCGACGGCGCATCGCGCAGCGACCGTTGCGGCACTGACAGTCGCGGCGCCACTTCGAAACCTGCCTTTGGCCGCGGAACCACCAGGCCGGCGTCTTCCAGCTGGCGGTAGGCGGCGATCACCGTATTGAGGCTGAGCTGACGCTGTGCTGCCATCTGCCGCAGCGATGGCAGGCGGCTGCCGACCGGCAGGCGCCCTCCCTGGATGGCCTCGGCCAGCTCATCGGACAGCCGCTGGTAGCGAGGAGCGGACGCGCTGCTGCGTTGATCTGTATCCATCGGTTCCGGCCGCATCTGGTGCTGTACCCATGAGGATTCCGAGCCTAGCATGTCCTCGTCGGCAGGGCCTGATCGGTGCCCGCCGATATTTCAAGGGCGCGCGGCTGGATGGCCGCGCGCCCCTTTTTTTGCATGGGCTGGCGCACCATGCAGTCAACGCATCGGCACCAGCACCGGATCCCGGCGATAAAGGGCAGGGAATTGCCTGCCCAGTGCCGCCAGCTTCGGAGCGTCGTAGTAGCGGATGTAGGCCGCCTGCGGATAGTTGCTCATGTAGTTCTGGTGGTAGCTCTCTGCCGGATAGAAGCGCTGGCCGCTCCCCACCTGGGTGACGATGGGCGCGCGATAGCTTCCGGCCTGGCCCAGCTGGGTGATGTAGGCACGGCTGGCCGCCTGCTGGCGGGGATCATCGACGAAGATCGCCGAGCGGTACTGGCTGCCATGGTCCGGGCCTTGCCGGTCGAGCTGGGTCGGGTCATGCACCACCGAGAAGAACACCTGCATCAGCTGGCCGTAGCTCACCTGGCGCGGGTCGTAGTCGACCTTCACCGCCTCGGCGTGGCCGGTGCGCCCGCTGCTGACACGCTCATAGCGCGCATCCGCCGCGCTGCCGCCGACGTAGCCCGAGACTGCGTTGCTCACGCCCTTGACGTGCTGGAACACGCCCTGCACGCCCCAGAAGCAGCCGCCGGCAAACACTACGCTGGCGTGCGTGCCGTCATCGCGGAATGCGGCTTCACCGGTGGGCGCAGGCAACACCTGCACCTGTGCGCTGCGCTCGAGCGGCGCGGCGATGGCACCGTGATCAACCAGCAGTACCCCGGCAATCAGTGCGGTAGCGACCAGCCCGGCAATGCCGGCGGCGATCCCCTGTTCGAATGAAATCTTCATCGTGTCCTCCCGGATCAACCGAAGGTGAAGGCGTAGGCCTGGGCGCCGGCATCGAGGAATTCGATCTCGAAGCGGTGTGGCGCGACGGCGCCGCGCTGGCGCACCAGCTGGTACAGACGGTGTTCGTCGATCACGCCGCTGCCATCGCTGCCAACGTCGCTGCCGGCGTCGGCCGCGGGCAACGGCCGACCATCCAGCCAGACGCGGAAGCGCACCGGCGTGCCGTCCTGGCGTGGCGCGAGCACCAGATGCAGATCGCGGGCATGGAACTGGAAGGCGATGCGTCCTCCGGGCTGCTGCAGCCGTGCCGCCTCGTCGTCGATGATCCAGCGGCCGGACAGGCCCCACTGGTTCAGCGCCAGCGCGGGTGGCAGCGCGTAGTCGAATGCCGTGTCCGCACGTTGCCCGCCTGGCGAGGCGAACTGCTCGGCGCGCGCATGCCCCAGGTAGGTCTCCGGCGAGCGCAGGTTGCCCATGTCCGCCTGCGCGGCCACGCCCTTCAGGTCCGCTGCGGCCGGATCGGCCGGCGGTGGCAGCCGGGTCTGGCCGGCTTCGGCCAGCAGGCGGCGGATCACCTGCTCCGAACGCGCATAGTTGCCTTCGCCGAACTGATGGCCGCGGATGTTTCCCTGCGCATCGACGAAGTAGTGGGCGGGCCAGTAGCGGTTGTTGAACGCACGCCAGATCGCGTACTGGTTGTCCAGCGCGACGGGATAGTCGACCTTCAACTGCTGCACGGCCTTCATGACGTTGCGCGGGTCGCGTTCGAAGGCGAACTCGGGGGTGTGCACGCCGATCACCACCAGGCCGTGATCGCGGTAGCGCCGCTGCCACTCGTGCACGAACGGCATCGCACGCAGGCAGTTGATGCAGGAATAGGTCCAGAAGTCGATCAGCACCACCTTGCCGCGCAGTTGGGCGGCGTCCAGCGGTGGGCTGTTGAGCCAGCCGGTGGCGCCGTCCAGGGCGGGCAGCGTGCCTTCCACCGGCAGCGGTGCCTCGCTGCCTGCAGTGGCCGGGCCCATCATCATCATCGGTGGAGCGGAAGGCTGCGCGCCGGGTACCGCATCGAGCAGGCCCTGCTCGATACGCGCGGTGCTGACGGTGGACAGCCGGGTCAGCAGGCCGGTGTCCCAGCCCAGGGCAATGGCCACGACCGCCAGCAGCGCAGCGACGCCGAGCACGCGGCGGAGCAGATTGCCCAGCCCCAGCCGTGCCTGCAGGGCGCGGAACACCCGGCCGCCGATCCAGACCGCCAATGCCAGCGCGGTGACCGCACCCAGCGCGTAGGCAAGCAGCAGCGTACTGGTGCTGGCGCTGGCGCCATGCAGCGCAGCCCCGGTCAGTACCAGGCCAAGGATCGGGCCCGCGCACGGCGCCCACAGCAGGCCGGTGGCGATGCCGATCAGCAGCGACGTCCAGGCACCGCCGCGCCCGGCGGCATCGGCAGCGTCCGCGCGTGCGCTCAACCGCGCGCCGACACGCTGCAACGGCGCCAGCAGATGGTCTGCCAGTGCGGGCCACAGCAACGCCACCGCGAACAGCGCCATCAGCAGCAGGGCGATCCAGCGACCGATCTGGTTGGCCTGCGCCACCCACTGGCTGCCGACTGCCGCCAGGCTGGCGACGAGGGTAAAGGTCAGCGCCATGCCCAGCAGCAGCGGCAGGGTGCTGCGCAGGAACGGGCGGTCAGCACGCGCGAATACGAACGGCAGCACCGGCAGGATGCAGGGGCTGAGCAGGGTCAGCACACCGCCAAGATAGGCAAGCAGCAACAGCAGCATCATCGGGCTCCAGAAGCAGGGGACGATCCCACCGGCACGCGCCAGCCCGCATCGCTGTCATGCGCGGCAGGTCCGGGCTGGAAGGCCAGCGCCGCGCCGTTCATGCAGTAGCGCAGGCCGGTAGGGCGTGGGCCGTCGTTGAAGACATGGCCCAGATGGCCGCCGCAGCGGCGGCAATGCACTTCCACCCGCAGCATGCCAAAGGTGACGTCGCGGTCCTCACCGATAGCGTTGTGCAACGGTGCCCAGAAGCTGGGCCAGCCAGTACCGCTCTCGAACTTGGTGGACGAAGAGAACAGCGGCAGCGCACAGCCGGCACAGGTGAACGTGCCTTGCCGGTGTTCCTTGTTGAGCGGGCTGCTCCAAGGGCGTTCGGTCGCCTGCTGGCGCAGCACTGCGTACTGGGCGGGGGTCAGCCGCTGGCGCCAGTCAGCATCACTGCGCATGATCTCGAACTGTCGCGCAGGGCGCGTTTCTGCTGCCGCTGGCGCGGCGCGGCTGCAGGCCCCGAGACCGAGCAGGCCGGCGGTGGTGGCGATACCGCCCAGACCCAGCAGATGGCGGCGGGTGAGGGGCATGGCGGACTCCGGGAAGGGGCGACGGGGCCATGCTGCGCCTGCTCCGGTCAACGAATCCTCACGCAGGATTCAATTTTTCGTGAGGTATCGGCGGCGATCCCGCGCCACAATGCGCTCAGCCTCCCCCCTGGCCCGAGCTGCCGATGTCCCCGAAACGTGTCCTGATCGTTGAAGACGATGCCCACATCGCCGACCTGCTGCGCATGCACCTGGGCGATGAGGGGTATGAGGTCGCCCACGCCGACAGCGGTGATGGCGGGCTGCGCCTGCTCGAACAGGAAGGCCCGTGGGACGCGCTGGTGCTGGACGTGATGCTGCCCGGTGTCGATGGCCTGCAGGTCTGCCAGCGCGCACGGGCGATGGCGCGCTATGTCCCGATCATCATCATCAGTGCACGCGGCAGCGAAACCCAGCGCATCGTCGGCCTGGAACTCGGCGCCGACGATTATCTGGCCAAGCCATTCTCCATGCCGGAGCTGGTGGCGCGCGTGCGTGCCCTGCTGCGTCGCGCCGAGGCCATGGCGCAGAACGCGCGCATCGATGCCGGTGCCATCGAGCTGGGAGGACTGCAGCTGGATCCGGTCGCGCGTACTGCCGACGTGGATGGCAAGCCGCTGGAACTCACGCCGCGCGAGTTCGACCTGCTGCTGTTCTTCGCACGCCATCCCGGCCAGGTGTTCGCGCGGATGGAACTGCTCAACCAGGTCTGGGGCTACCAGCACGATGGCTATGAGCACACGGTCAATACTCACATCAACCGCCTGCGCAGCAAGATCGAAACCGATCCGGCCAACCCGCGGCGGTTGCTGACGGTCTGGGGCCGGGGCTACAAGCTGGTGGACCCGGCCGGGGCGGCGGCATGATCCGGCCGAACCTGTGGCAGAAGCTGGCGGCGGTGATCGCGGCGCTGATGCTGATGTGCTGCATGGCGCTGCTGGCGTTGCAGATGCGCTCGAACACACGGCACGAGCAGGAAGTCGTGCAGCGGCTGTCGCTGGGGCTGGCCGAGCACATCGCGCAGCGCAGTGAGCTGATGGATACCAGCGGCATGCGCGATGCGGCGGTGCGTGCGCTGTTCGGGCAACTGATGGCGGTCAACCCCAGCGTCGAGGTGTACCTGCTGGACGACCAGGGCCGCATTCTCGGCCACGACGCACCCAGCGGGCACCTGATGCGCAACCGCGTGGACGTGGCACCGCTGCGCCGGCTGCTGGCGGGCGCGCCGCTGCCCATCCTGGGCGACGATCCGCGCAGTAGCGAGGGTCGCAAGGTGTTCAGCGTGGCGCCGCTGGTGGTGCAGGGGCGGCAGGCCGGCTACGTCTACGTGGTGCTGGTGGGCGAGCACCGGCAGATGCTCGCCGACGACCTCGCCGCCAGCAACCAGTGGAACACCACTTTGTGGTCGGTGATGCTGGTGGGCAGCCTGGGCCTGCTGGCCGGCCTGGTGGCGTTCTACTGGGTGACCCGGCCGCTGCGCCGCCTGACACGTCGCATCCAGGCATTCGACATCGATGCGCCGACGCCGCTGCCGCCGCCCGGCCCGCTGCGGCCGGGTGAGCGCGATGAACTGGTCATCCTCGAACATGCACATGCGCAGATGGCGCAGCGGTTGGGTGAGCAGTGGCAGCAGCTGCGCCAGCAGGACCTGCAGCGGCGCGAGCTGGTGGCCAACATTTCGCATGATCTGCGCACGCCGTTGTCTTCACTGCATGGCTACCTTGAGACGATGGCGTTGAAGGACGCGACGCTGTCGCCGGAGGAGCGCCGGCGCTATCTGGGTATTGCCCTGGCGCAGAGTGCGAAGGTCGGGCGATTGGCGCGCGCGCTGTTCGAGCTGGCACGCCTGGAACACGGCGAGGTGCGGCTGGAGTGGGAGGTGTTCGCGCTGCCCGAGCTGCTGCAGGACGTGCTGCAGAAGTTCGAGCTGGCGGCGCAGGCGCGCGGCCAGCAGTTGCACGCGGATTTCCCGCAGGGGTTGCCGCTGGTACGTGCGGACCTGGGTCTGGTGGAGCGGGTGCTGACCAACCTGCTCGACAACGCCCTGCGCCATGCGCCGGAGGGAGGGCGGATCGAGGTGCGGCTGCGCGCGGTGGCTGACAGCGTGGAGGTGATCGTCTCTGATGACGGTCCCGGCGTTGCTGCTGCGGTGCGTGCGCAGTTGTTCCAGGCGCCTGCTGCGTTGGGGGCGCGACGGGGCGAGAACGGTGGCCTGGGGCTGCTGATCGTGCAGCGTATCGTGCAGCTGCATGGCCGCAGCATCGCGCTGCGCGACAGTGAGGCAGGGGCGACGTTCGTGTTCGAGCTGCCGCGGGCGGAGTCGGCGGCGGTGGCCTAGGCGCAGCTGGTTTCCGGGTGGCGGTGTTTGCCCCTTCGCGCAGGTATGTGCGTTTTTCCGTGTGGCGCCGGGTGGATGCCCTTGCGTGCGAATGTCCCCCGGCGCCGGCCGGTGGCCGTCACCTCCTCCTTTACTTCGCACGCAAGGGCATCCGCCCGGCGTTGAGGGGTTATCGGCACGCAGCGGTGTGCGGACTCCGCACTGGGATGGGACGGCTCGGGCTGAGGCTGCCTGTGCGCAGGTGTATGCGTTTTTCCGTGTGGCGCCGGGCGGATGCCCTTGCGTGCGAATGTCCCCCGGTGCCGGCCGGTGGCCGTCACCTCCTCCTTTACTTCGCACACAAGGGCATCCGCCCGGCGTGCAGGGTTATCGGTGCGCAGAGGTGCGGAAGCGACGGCACTACGCGCCGCAAGCCGAGCATCGTGGTGGTCGGCAGCGTGTGGGCAAAGTAAAGGAGGAGGCGATGGCCACAGGCCGGCGCCGGGGGACATTTGCCCACACGTTGCCGGCCGGCGCGAGGCCTTTGCGCTCGCGATCCGCTCGGGCGAAGACGCGCATCTGCACGCAGGCGAGGAATAAAAAAAGACCCGGCAGAGGGAGGGATCTGCCGGGTCCGGATTGCATGGGGGGAGGGACCCATGCAATGAGCGAAAGCGTCGCGTCAGGGCGTGTGGCCGGTCGCGTCCGCTGTTGATTCGTTGTAGCCCTGCACCAGCTCGGACCAGGAGCGTCCAGCCAGCAGGCCAAGACCGACCACGTCCTGCTGGGCCTGCCCAAACCGCTGCAGGTTGTCCTGCCACAGCTGAGCGCCCTGCGACAGCAATCCGGCCGGATCTTCGCTTCGTGCCAGCTCGCCGAGCCAGCCGCCGGTCGCGGTCAGGTTGCGTTCCAGTGCCTTCAGCTGCACGCCGAACATGCTTTCAGCGTTCTCCAGCGCCAACCGGTTCGCGCGCGTTGCGGCGGCGGCCAGCTGGCGGGTGGCATCACTGAAGCGATCGCTGAAGGCGGCGGTCATGGGCGTCAGGAAAGGACTTGATGCGTTGCAGCATACGCCGATGATGCCGCATTGCAACAAAAATCATGAAGGCGCCCAAGGCGCCTTTAGAAACCTTTAGATATCAATGAGTTGTTCAGGTGCCGGGGCCCCGGTACCGGCAGCCGGAGGTGCAGGTCTCGTGGACCGTGATCTCGCTCAGCGCCGGCAGCGCGGGCTTGAGTTCGTTCCAGATCCACACCGCCAGGTTCTCGCTGGTCGGGTTTTCCAGGCCGGGGATGTCATTGAGGTAGTGATGGTCCAGGCGTTCGTAGATCGGCTGGAAGGCCGCCTTCACGTCCCCGAAATCCATGATCCAGCCGGTCTGCGCGCCGGGTTCGCCCTCGACCTTCAGTTCCACCCGGAAGGAGTGGCCATGCAGGCGCGCGCACTTGTGCCCCGGCGGTACGTTCGGGAGGCGGTGGGCCGCCTCAAGCATGAAGACTTTGAAGATTTCCATGAGCGGATTGTACGCCGCTGCTGTCGCATCCGACCGGGATCGCGCCGGCCCCGAAGCGGAGTGACTATTTCCATCCGGATGAAGAGATGTTAGCTTCTCTT harbors:
- a CDS encoding response regulator transcription factor, encoding MSPKRVLIVEDDAHIADLLRMHLGDEGYEVAHADSGDGGLRLLEQEGPWDALVLDVMLPGVDGLQVCQRARAMARYVPIIIISARGSETQRIVGLELGADDYLAKPFSMPELVARVRALLRRAEAMAQNARIDAGAIELGGLQLDPVARTADVDGKPLELTPREFDLLLFFARHPGQVFARMELLNQVWGYQHDGYEHTVNTHINRLRSKIETDPANPRRLLTVWGRGYKLVDPAGAAA
- the msrB gene encoding peptide-methionine (R)-S-oxide reductase MsrB; this encodes MPLTRRHLLGLGGIATTAGLLGLGACSRAAPAAAETRPARQFEIMRSDADWRQRLTPAQYAVLRQQATERPWSSPLNKEHRQGTFTCAGCALPLFSSSTKFESGTGWPSFWAPLHNAIGEDRDVTFGMLRVEVHCRRCGGHLGHVFNDGPRPTGLRYCMNGAALAFQPGPAAHDSDAGWRVPVGSSPASGAR
- a CDS encoding cytochrome c biogenesis protein DipZ — translated: MLLLLLAYLGGVLTLLSPCILPVLPFVFARADRPFLRSTLPLLLGMALTFTLVASLAAVGSQWVAQANQIGRWIALLLMALFAVALLWPALADHLLAPLQRVGARLSARADAADAAGRGGAWTSLLIGIATGLLWAPCAGPILGLVLTGAALHGASASTSTLLLAYALGAVTALALAVWIGGRVFRALQARLGLGNLLRRVLGVAALLAVVAIALGWDTGLLTRLSTVSTARIEQGLLDAVPGAQPSAPPMMMMGPATAGSEAPLPVEGTLPALDGATGWLNSPPLDAAQLRGKVVLIDFWTYSCINCLRAMPFVHEWQRRYRDHGLVVIGVHTPEFAFERDPRNVMKAVQQLKVDYPVALDNQYAIWRAFNNRYWPAHYFVDAQGNIRGHQFGEGNYARSEQVIRRLLAEAGQTRLPPPADPAAADLKGVAAQADMGNLRSPETYLGHARAEQFASPGGQRADTAFDYALPPALALNQWGLSGRWIIDDEAARLQQPGGRIAFQFHARDLHLVLAPRQDGTPVRFRVWLDGRPLPAADAGSDVGSDGSGVIDEHRLYQLVRQRGAVAPHRFEIEFLDAGAQAYAFTFG
- the msrA gene encoding peptide-methionine (S)-S-oxide reductase MsrA — its product is MKISFEQGIAAGIAGLVATALIAGVLLVDHGAIAAPLERSAQVQVLPAPTGEAAFRDDGTHASVVFAGGCFWGVQGVFQHVKGVSNAVSGYVGGSAADARYERVSSGRTGHAEAVKVDYDPRQVSYGQLMQVFFSVVHDPTQLDRQGPDHGSQYRSAIFVDDPRQQAASRAYITQLGQAGSYRAPIVTQVGSGQRFYPAESYHQNYMSNYPQAAYIRYYDAPKLAALGRQFPALYRRDPVLVPMR
- a CDS encoding PLP-dependent aminotransferase family protein, whose product is MDTDQRSSASAPRYQRLSDELAEAIQGGRLPVGSRLPSLRQMAAQRQLSLNTVIAAYRQLEDAGLVVPRPKAGFEVAPRLSVPQRSLRDAPSAPTAPLQQVLMARVLEAQRRSGVIDLAFAGPRGRQFYPGAQLARHTAQVLRHGQQTVETYARPNGSPRLLAQIVRRGPRMGLHTHSDRLLLTHGAMEALQLALRAVTQPGDSVGIEAPSYFNLYPLLANLGLQAIELPTHPQQGLDVDALEAMLEHTPLAALVLMPTVHNPLGCTMPVAAKQRLAELVNARQLPLIEDAVYAELQFCEPPAPLLKAFDRDGWVMVVGGFSKTLAPDYRIGWLDGGRFAERIALLKFQSTGGEPQLLGDAVAAYLEGSGYEHHLHRMRRLYREQVGRLRQLVAEHFPPGTRATEPQGGFLLWLELPGVDTRALFERALEEGIVFMPGQVYSRGPRYRHCLRLSCCQTFDARFIAAVERLGALARELAAG